A single Metarhizium brunneum chromosome 5, complete sequence DNA region contains:
- the MAL61_1 gene encoding Maltose permease MAL61: MATDEPDFTQGGNKGTIAASQFEVAADNDIFRGNHAAQTANDHEQNMSMRYAMKYYSIAIVWAAVMAAPIIMEAYETAMVPTFFSYKAFQKIFGYRKPGTDEYFIPTYWQSGITMAASFGQLAGLYLAPHVVNHKGYRVCSAAAFICAGLFLMLGFWSMDTGRGLAVFLIGEMCLGVPWGMFQGITLPYVSDITPLKLKGPATTMINVFWLIGQMISASVMSGASAIGSLEWSVKTPMIIQYAWLIPLLALVFKAPNSPLYLSRKGQDEQARATLRRLNKDPLFNEDGALAMIRAVNLHEKKTSTDMGLTGCFHGINLRRTEIAVVSYVTQQWVGTPLMFYSVKVLQKGGLSQASSLYLTIGMYGLCIISTVSSMGAMRFWGRRSLWLWGLSGEIMCLGAIGTLSFFLDKHDEKKSGLPWAIATFLILYAAIYNFTIGPVCYTIVAETPATRLKAATNSLSRAIYIVFSVANLYLVPNLLENAPVGWGLGTKAALVWAGSATVCLIWAFFRLPETKDRSPAEVDLLFERNIRARDWSKAVV; encoded by the coding sequence ATGGCGACAGACGAGCCAGATTTCACTCAGGGTGGCAACAAGGGGACGATAGCAGCCAGTCAGTTTGAAGTTGCAGCCGACAATGACATCTTCAGAGGGAATCATGCCGCCCAGACTGCCAACGACCATGAACAGAATATGTCCATGAGATACGCCATGAAATACTACAGCATCGCCATAGTTTGGGCTGCTGTGATGGCTGCTCCAATCATCATGGAAGCCTACGAAACGGCAATGGTGCCAACGTTCTTTTCCTACAAGGCATTTCAGAAAATATTTGGTTACAGGAAGCCTGGCACAGACGAATATTTTATTCCGACTTATTGGCAATCTGGTatcaccatggctgcctCTTTTGGTCAACTTGCTGGCCTTTATTTGGCACCTCATGTCGTCAACCATAAGGGATACCGCGTctgcagcgccgccgcaTTCATCTGTGCTGGGCTCTTTCTCATGCTTGGCTTTTGGTCCATGGACACAGGTCGTGGTTTGGCTGTGTTTCTGATTGGCGAAATGTGTCTGGGCGTGCCTTGGGGCATGTTTCAAGGCATCACGCTTCCTTATGTTTCTGATATCACACCGCTCAAGCTGAAGGGCCCGGCAACGACCATGATCAATGTCTTCTGGCTTATTGGCCAGATGATTTCAGCAAGTGTCATGAGCGGTGCGTCTGCGATTGGCAGCTTGGAATGGAGTGTCAAAACCCCAATGATTATTCAATATGCTTGGCTAATTCCTCTTTTGGCTCTTGTTTTCAAGGCGCCTAACAGCCCTCTCTACCTGAGTCGAAAGGGGCAAGATGAGCAGGCTAGAGCAACTCTCCGGCGACTCAACAAGGACCCCCTGTTCAACGAAGATGGAGCCCTCGCTATGATCCGCGCAGTCAATCTTcacgagaagaagacatcaACAGATATGGGGCTTACGGGATGTTTCCACGGTATCAACCTGCGACGAACGGAGATTGCTGTAGTTAGTTATGTTACGCAGCAGTGGGTTGGCACGCCTCTCATGTTTTATTCAGTCAAGGTCCTCCAGAAAGGCGGTCTATCGCAGGCTTCTTCACTGTATCTCACTATTGGCATGTACGGTCTTTGCATCATATCAACAGTGTCGTCGATGGGGGCGATGCGATTTTGGGGACGGCGAAGCTTGTGGCTTTGGGGATTATCTGGCGAAATTATGTGTCTGGGCGCCATTGGCACTTTGTCGTTTTTTCTCGACAAGCACGATGAGAAGAAGTCGGGGCTTCCCTGGGCCATTGCTACGTTCCTGATTCTATATGCGGCCATCTACAACTTTACAATCGGACCGGTTTGCTATACGATTGTGGCGGAAACGCCAGCTACTAGACTCAAGGCTGCGACCAACTCGCTTTCCCGTGCAATTTACATAGTTTTTTCCGTGGCGAACTTGTACCTCGTTCCGAACCTTTTGGAGAATGCGCCCGTTGGATGGGGTCTCGGGACCAAGGCAGCTCTGGTTTGGGCGGGCTCAGCCACGGTTTGTCTGATTTGGGCTTTCTTCCGCCTGCCAGAAACGAAGGATCGCAGCCCTGCCGAGGTCGATCTTCTATTTGAAAGGAACATCAGGGCTCGCGACTGGTCCAAGGCGGTTGTGTAA
- the ABCG15 gene encoding ABC transporter G family member 15, with product MAQQAMGCEKPDPPPVGIKTDPEQQPVADRHLDNSTVKNITWSGVTVTVKDRETKKPKKIVDDAAGAVQAGEICALMGPSGCGKTTLLNVLARRPTNASDVQAKVLINGNQVSQSAFRQLTCFVEQEDALIGSLTVRETLEFSSRLASTSSLPRKERILRIDSLLASFGLTAQASTLIGTPIRKGISGGQKRRIGVASQLITSPRILFLDEPTSGLDSAASREVVSYLRAVARRHALIVVCSIHQPSTATFNLFDRLVLLSAGKTHFCGPVAAVVPHFRALGAAVPNYTNPAEFLLELVNLDFSHDTARASARLDALHTQWLESPQAREAAALVADLSATAHPLDLSEMRRPSPLRLTLTLLHRSFIKSYRDVVAYGIRIAMYTGLAVMMGTVWVRLSPDQESIQPFINAIFFGSAFMSFMAVAYVPAFLEDRLQYVKDLRNGLYGAGEFVVANFFIGVPYLFFISVLFSVISYWLSNFQPTAKAFFTWIMWLFLDLLAAESLVVFMSSLVPSFVISLALVAFANGLWMSVGGFMVPPTILNAFYKYVFHYWDYQKYVFEGMMVNEFAERTYACGEGCRCMYESPLADRCEIAGQAVLDQYGYSTGNMGQNVGIMISIIAGYRIASWIVLKLRK from the exons ATGGCCCAACAGGCGATGGGTTGCGAGAAGCCCGATCCCCCGCCGGTCGGCATCAAGACGGACCCGGAGCAGCAGCCCGTCGCGGACAGGCATCTGGACAACTCGACCGTCAAGAACATCACCTGGAGCGGGgtcaccgtcaccgtcaaGGACAGGGAGACGAAGAAGCCGAAGAAGATTGTGGACGACGCGGCGGGCGCAGTCCAGGCTG GCGAAATCTGCGCCCTCATGGGCCCCTCGGGCTGCGGCAAGACGACGCTGCTCAACGTCCTCGCACGCCGGCCAACCAACGCAAGCGACGTCCAGGCCAAGGtgctcatcaacggcaatCAAGTGTCGCAATCGGCCTTTCGCCAACTGACCTGCTTCGTGGAACAAGAAGACGCGCTGATCGGCTCACTGACGGTGCGGGAGACGCTCGAGTTTTCCTCCCGTCTCGCCAGCACGAG CTCGCTCCCCCGGAAAGAACGCATCCTCCGCATCGACTCCCTCCTGGCCTCCTTCGGGCTCACGGCGCAGGCGTCGACGCTCATCGGCACGCCCATCCGCAAGGGCATATCGGGCGGGCAGAAGCGCCGCATCGGCGTGGCCAGCCAGCTCATCACCAGCCCGCGCATCCTGTTCCTCGACGAGCCCACCTCGGGCCTCGACTCGGCCGCCTCGCGCGAGGTCGTGAGCTACCTGCGCGCCGTGGCCCGGCGCCACgccctcatcgtcgtctgcTCCATCCACCAGCCGTCCACGGCCACCTTCAACCTCTTCGACCGGCTGGTGCTCCTGTCGGCCGGCAAGACGCACTTCTGCGggcccgtcgccgccgtcgtgcCGCACTTTcgcgccctcggcgccgccgtccccaACTACACCAACCCGGCCGAGTTCCTCCTCGAGCTCGTCAACCTCGACTTCTCGCACGATACCGCCAGGGCGTCGGcgcgcctcgacgccctccaCACGCAGTGGCTCGAGTCGCCGCAGGCCCGCGAGGCggccgccctcgtcgccgacCTCTCCGCGACCGCGCACCCGCTCGACCTGTCCGAGATGCGGAGGCCGTCGCCCCTGCGcctcaccctcaccctcCTGCACCGATCCTTCATCAAGTCGTACCGCGACGTCGTGGCCTACGGCATCCGCATCGCCATGTACACGGGGCTCGCCGTCATGATGGGCACCGTGTGGGTGCGCCTCTCGCCGGACCAGGAGTCCATCCAGCCcttcatcaacgccatcttcttcggGTCGGCCTTCATGTCCTTCATGGCCGTCGCCTACGTGCCCGCCTTCCTCGAGGACCGCCTCCAGTACGTCAAGGACCTGCGCAACGGGCTCtacggcgccggcgagtTCGTCGTCGCAAACTTCTTCATCGGCGTCCCCTACCTGTTCTTCATCTCCGTCCTCTTCTCCGTCATCTCGTACTGGCTGTCCAACTTCCAGCCCACGGCCAAGGCCTTCTTCACCTGGATCATGTGGCTCTTCCTCGACCTGCTGGCCGCCGAGtcgctcgtcgtcttcatgtCCTCCCTCGTGCCCAGCTTCGTCATCTCCCTGGCGCTCGTGGCCTTCGCAAACGGCCTCTGGATGTCCGTCGGCGGCTTCATGGTCCCCCCGACCATTCTCAACGCCTTTTACAAGTACGTCTTTCACTACTGGGACTACCAGAAGTACGTCTTTGAGGGCATGATGGTGAATGAGTTTGCCGAGCGGACGTACGCCTGCGGGGAGGGCTGTCGCTGCATGTACGAGTCGCCATTGGCTGATCGCTGCGAGATTGCCGGCCAGGCTGTCCTGGACCAGTACGGCTACTCGACTGGCAACATGGGCCAGAATGTCGGCATCATGATTTCCATTATTGCCGGGTATAGAATCGCTTCGTGGATTGTTTTGAAGCTGCGCAAGTAG